A region from the Spirochaetaceae bacterium genome encodes:
- a CDS encoding Glu/Leu/Phe/Val dehydrogenase — protein sequence MSAYNPYNDVLAAIKAAAEKLELEESDYITTMYPERELKVSFPVRMDNGKVKVFEGYRVQHSTLRGPAKGGIRFHPATDDNEVKALAAWMTFKCAVVGIPYGGGKGGVTVEPSELSLGELERLTRGFTAMIAPIIGPERDIPAPDVNTNGQIMGWLVSTYNLLKGYNAPGVTTGKPVHIGGSLGRVEATGHGVMIAARELLKKLNIPIKNLDVVVQGMGNVGSIGAKLLHELGANIIAVSDVSGAIYHKKGLDMADVLNYLSTKGNLIKDYDKRKVEHITNQELLLLSTDMLVPCALENQINIGNVNDIKAKYIVEGANGPTTAEADKILADRGILVVPDVLANAGGVTVSYFEWVQNLQSFYWSAEEVNDKLEYIMCKAFEEVYAMHKDKKVTLRESAYMLALKKLVDARKTMGYPF from the coding sequence ATGAGTGCGTATAACCCTTACAATGATGTGCTGGCTGCTATTAAAGCGGCGGCCGAAAAGCTTGAACTGGAAGAGAGCGATTATATTACTACGATGTATCCCGAGCGCGAGCTAAAAGTATCGTTCCCGGTGCGTATGGATAATGGTAAGGTTAAAGTTTTTGAGGGTTATCGCGTGCAGCATTCCACCTTACGCGGGCCGGCTAAGGGCGGTATTCGCTTTCACCCCGCTACCGATGACAACGAAGTAAAAGCCTTAGCGGCATGGATGACTTTTAAATGCGCCGTTGTGGGTATACCCTATGGCGGCGGTAAAGGCGGGGTTACCGTAGAACCCAGCGAGCTTTCGTTAGGCGAGCTGGAGCGTTTAACGCGTGGGTTTACGGCAATGATAGCCCCTATTATTGGCCCCGAGCGCGATATTCCTGCCCCCGATGTTAATACCAACGGTCAAATTATGGGCTGGCTGGTTAGCACCTATAATTTATTAAAGGGTTATAATGCGCCGGGAGTAACTACCGGTAAACCGGTGCATATTGGCGGCTCGCTGGGACGGGTCGAGGCCACCGGGCACGGCGTGATGATTGCCGCCCGCGAGCTGCTTAAAAAACTTAATATACCTATCAAAAACTTAGATGTTGTGGTGCAAGGCATGGGCAATGTGGGCAGCATTGGGGCTAAGCTTTTGCACGAGCTGGGGGCTAATATTATTGCCGTAAGTGATGTTTCGGGAGCCATTTACCACAAAAAAGGGCTGGATATGGCCGATGTGCTAAACTACCTAAGCACCAAAGGTAATTTGATTAAAGATTATGATAAACGTAAAGTAGAGCATATTACCAATCAAGAGCTGTTGTTGTTAAGTACCGATATGCTTGTTCCTTGCGCTCTCGAAAATCAAATTAATATCGGCAATGTAAATGATATTAAAGCTAAATATATTGTTGAGGGAGCCAACGGCCCTACCACCGCCGAAGCCGATAAAATTTTGGCCGATAGGGGTATTTTAGTGGTGCCCGATGTACTGGCTAATGCCGGCGGGGTAACGGTATCGTATTTTGAATGGGTACAAAACTTGCAATCATTTTACTGGAGCGCCGAAGAAGTAAACGACAAATTGGAATACATTATGTGTAAAGCCTTTGAAGAAGTTTACGCTATGCATAAAGATAAAAAGGTTACTTTGCGTGAAAGCGCTTATATGTTAGCCCTTAAAAAATTAGTTGATGCCCGTAAAACGATGGGCTACCCCTTTTAA
- a CDS encoding SLC13 family permease: MSTVTITLLFLLFAVVMFVLEKIPLAVTAMLVCVGLVVTGVLTPAAAFAGFVSSPVILFVGMFVVGGALFETGMASQIGGVITKLKFIKGEKGLIVVVMLLGASLSVFLSNTGTAAILIPILVGVAAKKKVARSKLLIPMVYAVALGSNTSLIATPGNMIAHSALVTATGSGFGFFELTKIGLPMIALGIIYFTTIGYKLLPNHATTDGAFSGQADYSTVPAYKRYLALAIMLFTVFLMIIGQYIGLAINIASTIGAILMVLTKVINEKQAYKAIDLKVVFLFGGTLALAAAMQASGADRVIATAVISLLGGENAAPFALLAAILLITGGLAQFMSITASVALMVPISLSVAQTMGADPRALMAATVVGASCAFTTPIATPPNVMIVGVGGYKFSDFTKVGLPLFIICLTVSAVLLPILFPFFP, from the coding sequence ATGAGTACCGTTACCATCACCTTACTTTTTTTATTATTTGCCGTAGTTATGTTTGTGCTGGAGAAAATTCCGCTGGCGGTAACGGCAATGCTGGTTTGCGTAGGTTTGGTGGTTACAGGGGTGCTTACGCCGGCGGCAGCCTTTGCGGGCTTTGTCAGCTCGCCGGTTATTTTATTTGTGGGTATGTTTGTGGTGGGCGGCGCCTTGTTTGAAACCGGTATGGCCAGCCAAATTGGCGGGGTTATTACTAAATTAAAGTTTATTAAAGGCGAAAAAGGGCTTATTGTTGTTGTTATGCTTTTGGGCGCCTCGTTATCGGTGTTTTTATCTAATACCGGTACGGCGGCAATACTTATCCCCATCTTGGTGGGAGTGGCGGCTAAAAAAAAAGTTGCTCGCTCTAAGTTATTAATCCCTATGGTTTATGCCGTAGCATTGGGTTCTAATACCTCTTTAATTGCTACGCCGGGTAATATGATAGCCCATAGCGCTTTAGTAACGGCCACCGGCAGTGGGTTCGGGTTTTTTGAGCTTACTAAAATAGGGCTGCCAATGATAGCATTAGGTATTATTTATTTTACCACCATTGGTTATAAATTGTTGCCTAACCATGCCACGACCGATGGGGCTTTTAGCGGGCAAGCCGATTATAGCACGGTGCCGGCTTATAAACGTTATTTAGCTTTAGCTATTATGCTTTTTACCGTTTTTTTAATGATTATAGGCCAATACATTGGGCTGGCTATCAATATAGCCAGTACCATTGGGGCTATATTGATGGTGCTTACCAAAGTTATTAACGAAAAGCAAGCCTATAAAGCCATCGATTTAAAAGTGGTTTTTTTGTTTGGCGGTACTTTGGCCTTGGCGGCGGCTATGCAGGCCAGCGGGGCCGATAGAGTCATTGCCACTGCGGTAATTAGCTTATTAGGTGGCGAAAATGCGGCTCCTTTTGCTTTGCTGGCGGCTATTTTGCTTATTACCGGCGGGCTGGCGCAATTTATGTCTATCACCGCTAGTGTGGCTTTAATGGTGCCGATTAGTCTTTCTGTTGCCCAAACAATGGGCGCCGACCCGCGCGCTCTTATGGCCGCTACGGTAGTGGGGGCTTCGTGCGCCTTTACCACCCCTATTGCCACCCCGCCCAACGTCATGATTGTGGGTGTAGGCGGTTATAAATTTAGCGATTTTACAAAAGTTGGTTTACCTTTGTTTATTATTTGTCTTACGGTTAGTGCGGTTTTACTACCAATTTTATTTCCATTTTTTCCATAA
- a CDS encoding CapA family protein produces MLKAGLMIILLAFSLPIINGQTLTLTFAGDIMAHDVNIFRDNGYYVYKAITNILQASDFNFANFETPIYEAVRPQTYPFFNVHREYAERAIKAGFNVFSLANNHSLDHGRAGVLATMTAWQQLHEQHPQIAYSGLRGANTPWQVTTLNKNGIRLAFIAFTQFINLPQSGSSEGQEHINIISLTRADERERLITVLQEARHNHDVVIFSYHGGEEYVRTIEERKNNFFKELIDKAGVDIIWGHHPHVLQPYQYHNGKLIINSSGNLISGQTWGLTSGNYTREWAFTGDSALYQVYIGFDQGELTLSVRLIPISNYRHPQHGMVIILLDEPNSIFTDMSEAWLNYFIRRREHLDYLLKATS; encoded by the coding sequence ATGTTAAAAGCCGGGTTAATGATAATATTGTTAGCATTTAGCTTACCCATAATTAATGGCCAAACCCTTACGCTTACTTTTGCCGGCGATATTATGGCCCACGATGTTAATATTTTTAGAGATAACGGCTATTACGTTTACAAAGCTATTACAAATATTTTACAGGCCAGCGATTTTAACTTCGCTAATTTTGAAACACCTATTTACGAGGCCGTTAGGCCGCAAACTTACCCTTTCTTTAATGTGCACAGAGAGTACGCCGAAAGGGCTATTAAGGCCGGTTTTAATGTTTTTAGTTTAGCTAATAACCATTCGTTAGACCATGGCCGGGCGGGGGTTTTAGCCACAATGACGGCTTGGCAGCAGCTGCACGAACAGCACCCGCAAATTGCTTATTCGGGCTTGCGCGGGGCTAACACCCCGTGGCAGGTAACTACTTTAAATAAAAATGGTATTAGGTTAGCTTTTATCGCTTTTACGCAGTTTATTAACTTGCCGCAAAGCGGCAGCAGCGAGGGGCAAGAGCATATCAATATCATCTCTCTTACTAGGGCCGATGAACGCGAACGTTTAATCACTGTCTTACAAGAGGCGCGCCACAACCACGATGTCGTTATTTTTTCGTATCATGGCGGCGAAGAATATGTGCGCACGATTGAAGAACGTAAAAATAATTTTTTTAAAGAGCTTATCGATAAAGCCGGTGTCGATATTATTTGGGGCCATCACCCGCATGTTTTGCAGCCCTACCAATACCATAACGGCAAGCTCATTATTAACAGCAGCGGTAACCTGATAAGCGGCCAAACGTGGGGCTTAACCAGCGGTAATTACACCCGCGAGTGGGCCTTTACCGGCGATAGCGCCCTTTACCAAGTATATATTGGTTTTGACCAAGGCGAGCTAACTTTAAGCGTTCGGCTTATCCCTATTAGTAACTACCGCCACCCGCAGCACGGTATGGTCATTATTTTATTAGACGAACCCAATAGTATTTTTACCGATATGAGTGAGGCTTGGCTTAATTATTTTATCCGCCGCCGCGAGCACCTTGATTATTTACTTAAAGCAACATCGTAA